A DNA window from Drosophila sechellia strain sech25 chromosome X, ASM438219v1, whole genome shotgun sequence contains the following coding sequences:
- the LOC6616149 gene encoding uncharacterized protein LOC6616149: MLKWTASAQRLNEIPVHDQDANQPQRRRLQRRQRRQRRATIANKENVPDTVGYTSTPVPISRLLNSPLVLAPLSDIRNVTPEAVVRSQAPQRVQSVRYATTLPRFAEDYSPNGLPSGQHLALRGLAPLDPFLGQPRYIVGSGAGVTKLKQRRLDEDFVATLEPELQEPAVLEPPTPKVEVRPSTPQPASTQMGDQTLDRLIDAILDSACKANVSTKKKPRRSTFNLRRRTLVKQQMESNCPQEVLSPSYAPGDDPAADLSFGLVPLPMHNLMATPEPASPLSKISHNLLVQLDTPVAPKSAPCDNTFCLETPVKALKRTRKEIVAKESPIKRYKVDERNYFEVGLALPSSIYV; the protein is encoded by the coding sequence ATGCTAAAGTGGACGGCATCGGCGCAGCGCCTGAACGAGATTCCCGTGCACGATCAGGATGCCAACCAGCCGCAGAGGAGGAGGCTGCAGAGGAGGCAGCGCCGTCAGCGGAGGGCCACCATCGCCAACAAGGAGAACGTGCCCGATACCGTGGGCTACACCTCCACGCCAGTGCCCATTTCCAGGCTGCTCAACAGTCCCCTGGTCCTGGCGCCGCTGAGCGATATCCGGAATGTCACCCCGGAGGCGGTGGTGCGCAGTCAGGCGCCCCAAAGGGTACAGAGTGTGCGATACGCCACCACATTGCCACGTTTTGCCGAGGATTACTCGCCCAACGGACTGCCCAGTGGTCAGCACTTGGCGCTGAGGGGCCTGGCTCCGTTGGATCCCTTTCTGGGCCAGCCGCGCTACATAGTGGGCTCGGGTGCAGGAGTTACCAAACTCAAGCAGCGCAGACTGGACGAGGACTTTGTGGCCACCTTGGAGCCGGAGTTGCAGGAGCCGGCAGTGCTGGAGCCACCCACCCCCAAGGTGGAAGTGCGTCCAAGCACACCGCAGCCTGCCTCCACGCAGATGGGGGATCAGACTTTGGATCGCCTCATCGATGCCATCTTGGATTCCGCCTGCAAGGCGAATGTCAGCACCAAGAAGAAGCCGAGAAGGTCCACCTTCAATCTGCGCAGGCGCACCTTGGTCAAGCAGCAAATGGAGTCGAACTGCCCCCAGGAGGTGCTGTCGCCATCCTACGCACCTGGAGACGATCCGGCCGCGGATCTGAGCTTTGGTCTGGTTCCCTTGCCCATGCACAACCTGATGGCCACTCCGGAACCGGCCTCGCCCCTGTCCAAGATTTCACACAACTTGCTTGTCCAACTGGACACTCCAGTGGCCCCCAAGTCCGCCCCCTGCGACAACACCTTCTGCCTGGAGACTCCAGTTAAGGCCCTGAAGAGGACCCGCAAGGAGATCGTCGCCAAGGAGTCCCCCATTAAGCGCTACAAGGTGGACGAGCGCAATTACTTCGAGGTGGGATTGGCCCTGCCCTCATCTATATATGTCTGA